The following proteins are encoded in a genomic region of Maribacter hydrothermalis:
- a CDS encoding ATP-binding cassette domain-containing protein yields MNHWAIYLDNNSDKKGFIKDFQHGRIPLELKEFNTKIGKLFSAFTLDKLIDEEDKHDNKIISSEKQALETMSSGEQKRALLHYLLNQKPDYIILDNPFDNLDIDFQTALKSILKEHSKDITFIQLASRKEDTLSFIEHFGSIKNDEFSVVETSSFNKSYTSHTFNSINIPASTTHYDNLDDTLIDFKDVSISYGEKQILNNINWRVKKGDFWQLAGANGSGKSTMLSMIFGDNPKAYGQEIYLFGNKKGSGESVWDIKKKIGYYAPAMTLKFHGRYSIEHMLISGLTDSVGLYTIPTELQKRIVNQWLTLLDLQNLKNTYFKTLSTGQQRLVMTARAMVKNPPLLILDEPTAGMDDKSASLLVALVNKIANETNTAIIFVSHRKEKGLKAKQILELKPSVRGSSGIIK; encoded by the coding sequence ATGAATCATTGGGCAATATATTTAGACAACAATTCTGATAAAAAAGGCTTTATTAAGGATTTTCAACACGGTAGAATACCATTAGAGCTAAAAGAATTCAATACTAAAATTGGAAAATTATTTTCTGCTTTTACCTTGGATAAATTAATTGATGAAGAAGATAAGCACGATAATAAGATTATAAGTTCTGAAAAACAAGCCTTAGAAACCATGTCAAGTGGAGAACAAAAAAGAGCGCTTCTTCATTACTTACTAAACCAAAAACCGGATTATATTATTCTAGATAATCCTTTTGACAATTTGGATATCGATTTTCAAACAGCGCTTAAATCCATACTTAAAGAACATTCAAAAGACATTACTTTTATTCAATTGGCCAGTAGAAAGGAAGACACCCTTTCTTTTATTGAACATTTCGGTAGTATTAAAAATGATGAGTTTTCGGTAGTTGAAACATCATCATTTAATAAAAGTTATACCTCACATACTTTTAATTCCATAAATATACCCGCATCAACAACCCATTACGATAACCTTGATGACACCTTAATCGATTTTAAAGACGTAAGTATTTCATATGGTGAGAAGCAAATACTAAACAATATTAACTGGAGAGTAAAGAAGGGTGATTTCTGGCAACTTGCAGGAGCTAATGGCAGTGGTAAATCTACCATGCTTTCCATGATATTTGGAGACAACCCAAAAGCATACGGTCAAGAAATTTATTTATTTGGGAATAAAAAAGGTAGCGGGGAAAGTGTTTGGGATATAAAAAAGAAAATTGGGTACTACGCACCTGCAATGACACTTAAATTTCATGGCAGATATTCTATAGAGCACATGCTCATTTCCGGTTTAACCGACTCCGTAGGTCTTTATACCATACCAACGGAGCTTCAGAAAAGAATTGTAAACCAATGGTTGACCCTTTTAGATTTACAAAATTTAAAAAACACATACTTTAAAACTTTATCTACCGGTCAACAACGACTGGTAATGACCGCGCGTGCAATGGTTAAAAATCCCCCGTTATTAATCTTAGATGAACCAACTGCAGGTATGGATGATAAATCTGCCAGTTTATTGGTTGCTTTGGTCAATAAGATTGCCAATGAAACGAACACCGCTATCATTTTTGTTTCCCATAGAAAAGAAAAAGGCTTAAAAGCCAAACAAATCTTAGAACTCAAGCCTAGCGTAAGGGGTTCTTCGGGAATTATTAAGTAA
- a CDS encoding GNAT family N-acetyltransferase: protein MPKYVLFNEESERLLFKEVRPSDFENWLPFHEEPLSSQYWSGLPTDPKVACQQQFARIFERYKEDLGGMNALFLKDNKTLVGLCGVLIQEVNKKEEFEIGYSILPTYWRQGLAFEAAEKCKQVAFKKEWANSLISIIQVDNIPSQKTAIKNGMYLDFTTTYHNNEVHIFRINA, encoded by the coding sequence ATGCCAAAGTACGTATTATTCAACGAGGAATCTGAACGCTTACTTTTTAAAGAAGTGCGCCCATCAGATTTTGAAAATTGGCTACCTTTTCATGAAGAACCTTTAAGTAGTCAATATTGGTCAGGTTTACCAACAGACCCAAAAGTCGCCTGCCAACAACAATTTGCCAGAATTTTTGAACGATACAAGGAAGATTTAGGCGGTATGAATGCTTTATTCTTAAAGGACAACAAGACCTTAGTAGGTCTTTGTGGAGTACTGATACAAGAAGTGAATAAGAAAGAAGAATTTGAAATAGGCTATTCTATATTACCAACATATTGGCGACAAGGTCTTGCTTTTGAAGCCGCCGAGAAATGCAAACAAGTAGCTTTCAAAAAAGAATGGGCAAATAGTTTAATTTCAATTATACAAGTTGATAATATTCCTTCCCAAAAAACAGCTATTAAAAATGGTATGTATTTAGACTTTACAACCACCTACCACAATAACGAAGTTCATATTTTTAGAATAAACGCATAA
- a CDS encoding DUF192 domain-containing protein, producing the protein MLKATLKSWFVLIFIAILLFSCKEESKKTIATESIDFTHEGDLTIFSSTSDIIKAKFNIEFAESDYETQTGLMYRKGMDNNQGMLFIFPNERMHSFYMKNTEFPLDIIYIKENLKIASFQENAQPLNEAGLSSQVPIKYVLEVNAGLVQELGLSTGDSINFNRK; encoded by the coding sequence ATGTTAAAGGCAACACTCAAAAGTTGGTTTGTATTAATTTTCATAGCAATACTACTTTTTTCGTGCAAAGAAGAATCTAAAAAAACCATTGCTACAGAAAGTATAGATTTTACCCATGAGGGAGACTTAACTATCTTTTCAAGTACTAGTGATATAATTAAGGCTAAATTCAATATTGAATTTGCAGAATCTGATTATGAAACCCAAACCGGACTTATGTACCGCAAGGGAATGGATAATAATCAAGGGATGTTATTCATTTTTCCTAATGAAAGAATGCATTCTTTTTATATGAAGAATACAGAGTTTCCTTTAGATATTATATACATTAAAGAAAATCTAAAAATAGCAAGTTTTCAAGAAAACGCGCAACCACTAAACGAGGCTGGTCTGTCATCTCAAGTACCTATAAAATATGTCCTGGAAGTCAATGCTGGGTTAGTACAAGAATTAGGGCTATCCACTGGTGACAGCATTAATTTTAATAGAAAGTAG
- the lgt gene encoding prolipoprotein diacylglyceryl transferase, which translates to MHFLGITWNPNETLFNIGFIQIKYYNLLWITAFALGWFLMKKIFLNEKKSVEQLDSLFIYTVLGTMLGARLGHVFFYDWAYYSNHIVEILLPIRESDTGSLLFGLINGYEFTGFTGLASHGATLGIIVGTYLYTRKYPEFSMLWIFDRMVIPVAIGCFCVRLGNFFNSEINGKIVDENFIFATKFIRDSDDLHPSKALGITQEKTVNAAYAAIENNPKFSQYLAEIPYRHPAQMYEGVGYLFIFVLLYFLYWKTDKKNRPGYLFGLFFVLLWTVRFFAEFVKKSQGGFEESLGLLSTGQWLSIPFILIGLYFMFRSTKTA; encoded by the coding sequence ATGCATTTTTTAGGAATTACTTGGAACCCTAATGAAACACTTTTTAATATAGGGTTTATACAAATAAAGTATTATAATTTACTATGGATTACCGCTTTTGCATTAGGATGGTTTCTAATGAAAAAGATTTTCCTCAACGAGAAAAAATCTGTAGAACAATTAGATTCTCTTTTTATTTATACAGTATTGGGCACAATGTTAGGTGCTAGGTTAGGTCATGTTTTCTTTTATGACTGGGCCTATTATTCTAATCACATAGTAGAAATACTTTTGCCCATTCGCGAAAGTGACACAGGTAGTTTATTATTTGGATTAATTAACGGCTATGAATTTACAGGTTTTACTGGTTTAGCAAGTCACGGAGCTACTCTTGGTATAATAGTAGGCACCTACCTATACACAAGAAAGTACCCAGAATTTAGCATGTTATGGATATTTGACAGAATGGTAATCCCAGTAGCTATTGGTTGCTTTTGTGTTCGTTTAGGTAACTTTTTTAATTCTGAAATTAATGGTAAAATCGTTGATGAAAATTTCATATTCGCTACAAAATTCATTCGGGATTCAGACGATTTACACCCTTCTAAAGCATTAGGTATTACACAAGAAAAAACTGTAAATGCCGCTTATGCAGCTATAGAAAACAATCCAAAATTTTCTCAATATTTAGCGGAGATACCATACCGCCATCCAGCTCAAATGTATGAAGGTGTAGGGTACCTTTTCATTTTCGTTCTATTATATTTCCTATACTGGAAAACAGATAAAAAGAATAGGCCAGGTTACCTATTTGGGCTATTTTTTGTGCTACTATGGACCGTACGTTTCTTCGCTGAATTCGTTAAGAAAAGTCAAGGTGGATTTGAAGAATCTTTGGGCTTGCTATCAACCGGTCAATGGTTAAGTATACCTTTCATTTTAATTGGACTCTACTTCATGTTCAGAAGTACTAAAACTGCATAA
- the yidD gene encoding membrane protein insertion efficiency factor YidD produces the protein MKISLKKILITPFVVLVRFYQIAISPYTPATCRYSPTCSQYTLEALKKHGLFKGGWMATKRIFSCNPWGGKGYDPVP, from the coding sequence GTGAAAATATCATTAAAAAAAATTCTTATTACTCCTTTTGTTGTATTGGTTCGTTTTTACCAAATAGCAATATCCCCTTACACTCCAGCAACATGTAGATATTCCCCTACTTGCTCACAATATACTTTAGAAGCATTAAAAAAACATGGATTGTTTAAAGGCGGATGGATGGCAACCAAACGTATTTTCAGTTGCAACCCATGGGGTGGAAAAGGCTATGACCCAGTTCCTTAA
- a CDS encoding DUF779 domain-containing protein — translation METKRVLVTEKAAEVIAQLKEKHGELMFHQSGGCCDGSSPMCFEKGDLMLDDNDVWLGNIEGCNFHMSRDQFEYWKHTQLTVDVVPGIGSSFSLEIPLGLRFLIRSRLYSEEESKNLEPIRIGV, via the coding sequence ATGGAAACAAAAAGAGTATTGGTAACCGAAAAAGCGGCTGAAGTAATTGCTCAGCTAAAAGAAAAGCATGGCGAACTCATGTTTCACCAAAGTGGTGGCTGTTGTGATGGCTCATCCCCCATGTGTTTTGAAAAAGGTGATTTAATGCTCGATGATAACGATGTTTGGCTAGGCAACATAGAAGGCTGCAATTTTCATATGTCTAGAGACCAATTTGAATATTGGAAACACACCCAACTAACGGTTGATGTGGTCCCTGGCATTGGTTCAAGTTTTTCATTGGAAATTCCATTAGGACTTCGATTTTTAATACGATCTAGATTATATTCTGAAGAAGAGTCTAAAAATCTAGAACCTATAAGAATAGGTGTCTAA
- the exaC gene encoding acetaldehyde dehydrogenase ExaC, with amino-acid sequence MSTTATVEKDVLQKPKFKNQYENFIGGKWVAPSKGEYFDNISPVDGKSFTKIPRSTAEDIDKAIDAAWVAAKTWNATSATERSNMLLKIADKIEQNLEVLARAETWDNGKAIRETRAADLPLAVDHFRYFAGVIRAEEGSVSELDSNTVALNVTEPLGVVGQIIPWNFPLLMATWKLAPALAAGNCVVLKPAEQTPVGILILMEIIEGILPDGVLNIVNGFGAEAGKPLASSPRIDKIAFTGETTTGQLIMQYASKNITPVTLELGGKSPNIFFESIMDADDEFFDKCLEGANMFALNQGEVCTCPSRMLVQESIYNKFIERVIERTKAIKMGHPLDPNTMMGAQASNDQFEKILSYIKIGKEEGCEVLTGGSQAYNEGLEGGYYIQPTILKGNNKMRVFQEEIFGPVLCVTTFKDEAEAIEIANDTLYGLGAGVWTRDTHQAYQISRAIKAGRVWVNCYHLYPAHAPFGGYKKSGIGRENHKMMLAHYRQTKNMLISYDKKKMGFF; translated from the coding sequence ATGAGCACAACAGCAACAGTAGAAAAAGATGTTCTTCAGAAACCCAAGTTTAAAAATCAGTATGAAAATTTTATTGGCGGAAAGTGGGTAGCGCCAAGTAAAGGAGAGTACTTTGACAATATTTCTCCAGTAGACGGAAAATCATTCACAAAAATACCTAGATCCACAGCCGAGGATATTGATAAAGCCATTGATGCCGCTTGGGTAGCAGCCAAAACATGGAATGCTACTTCAGCAACCGAAAGAAGCAATATGCTTTTAAAGATTGCCGATAAAATTGAACAAAATTTAGAAGTTCTTGCAAGGGCAGAAACTTGGGACAATGGTAAAGCAATTCGTGAAACCCGTGCAGCAGATTTACCATTGGCGGTGGATCATTTTAGATATTTTGCGGGTGTCATAAGAGCTGAAGAAGGCTCTGTCAGCGAATTAGATTCTAATACGGTGGCTTTAAATGTCACTGAACCATTAGGTGTTGTAGGACAAATTATCCCATGGAATTTTCCGTTATTAATGGCTACTTGGAAATTAGCTCCAGCATTAGCAGCCGGTAACTGTGTAGTTTTAAAACCTGCTGAGCAAACCCCCGTAGGAATTTTAATTTTAATGGAAATCATTGAAGGTATTTTACCTGACGGAGTTCTAAATATTGTAAACGGATTTGGTGCAGAAGCAGGTAAACCATTAGCGTCTAGCCCAAGAATCGATAAAATTGCCTTTACCGGAGAAACAACTACCGGGCAATTAATTATGCAATACGCATCTAAAAACATTACTCCGGTTACCTTAGAATTAGGCGGTAAATCTCCAAATATATTTTTTGAGAGTATTATGGATGCAGACGATGAATTCTTCGACAAGTGTTTAGAAGGAGCAAATATGTTTGCACTTAACCAAGGTGAGGTATGTACCTGCCCGTCTAGAATGTTGGTACAAGAAAGCATTTACAACAAGTTTATAGAACGCGTAATTGAACGTACCAAGGCGATTAAAATGGGGCACCCGTTAGATCCGAATACTATGATGGGGGCGCAAGCATCAAACGATCAGTTCGAGAAAATTCTTAGCTACATAAAAATAGGGAAAGAAGAAGGCTGCGAGGTACTTACTGGTGGTTCTCAAGCGTACAATGAAGGTTTAGAGGGTGGTTATTATATACAACCAACCATCTTAAAAGGAAATAATAAAATGCGTGTATTCCAGGAAGAGATTTTTGGACCCGTACTTTGCGTTACCACTTTTAAAGATGAAGCCGAAGCAATTGAAATTGCAAACGATACTCTTTATGGTCTAGGTGCTGGCGTTTGGACACGTGATACACACCAAGCTTATCAAATTTCAAGAGCCATTAAAGCTGGCAGGGTTTGGGTAAATTGTTATCACCTATACCCTGCACATGCTCCCTTTGGCGGCTACAAAAAATCTGGTATTGGTAGAGAAAACCATAAAATGATGTTGGCGCATTACCGTCAAACAAAAAACATGCTTATCTCTTACGATAAGAAAAAAATGGGGTTCTTTTAA
- a CDS encoding AraC family transcriptional regulator, which yields MIQLSDNFFNGRRLETLVENQTSYTMNNAAMHVFETHEQAASILLKFEQPVLASMIQGKKIMHLRDYESFDFLPGESLVLPANEGMCIDFPEAMAKNPTRCLAMAISEDKINKVLQFMNENMPKSTKEAWGLMDYNFHFVNDRGIFQIIQRLLFLFSEDHPSKDLFVDNMLRELIIRILQTNERKIYSNATLSIKKESRLTEVIRYIRDNVHKSLNVDSLSKIACMSPSHFYRTFKLELGISPVEFINNERIKLAVGLLQDPKRSIKDVYLDCGFESRSYFNRVFKTRQHLAPGEYQSKIHNSKFLD from the coding sequence GTGATTCAGTTATCTGACAATTTCTTTAATGGAAGACGATTAGAGACTTTGGTCGAGAACCAAACCTCTTATACCATGAACAATGCTGCCATGCATGTTTTTGAAACACATGAGCAAGCAGCAAGTATATTATTGAAATTTGAACAACCTGTTTTGGCGAGTATGATACAGGGAAAGAAGATTATGCACCTACGAGATTATGAGTCATTTGATTTTCTACCGGGTGAGTCGTTAGTATTGCCGGCAAATGAGGGAATGTGTATTGATTTTCCCGAAGCCATGGCAAAGAACCCCACTAGATGTTTGGCAATGGCTATTTCTGAGGATAAGATAAATAAGGTATTGCAGTTCATGAATGAGAATATGCCCAAGAGCACCAAAGAAGCTTGGGGATTAATGGACTATAATTTTCATTTTGTAAATGACAGGGGCATATTTCAAATTATTCAACGTCTCTTGTTTCTGTTTTCTGAAGATCACCCCTCTAAAGACTTATTTGTAGATAATATGTTGCGTGAACTTATAATACGCATTTTGCAGACCAACGAGCGTAAAATATATAGTAATGCCACATTATCCATTAAAAAGGAAAGCAGGCTTACCGAAGTTATACGTTACATAAGAGATAATGTACATAAATCATTAAACGTAGATAGCTTAAGTAAGATAGCTTGTATGAGTCCGTCACATTTTTATAGAACCTTTAAATTAGAGCTTGGTATTTCTCCGGTAGAGTTTATAAATAACGAGCGTATAAAATTAGCTGTAGGTCTATTGCAAGACCCTAAACGTAGCATTAAGGATGTATATCTCGATTGCGGATTTGAAAGCAGGTCTTACTTCAACAGGGTCTTTAAAACAAGGCAACATTTAGCACCTGGTGAATACCAGTCTAAAATTCACAACTCTAAATTTTTAGATTAA
- the cysS gene encoding cysteine--tRNA ligase — translation MQLYESQEIKVYNSLTGKKEVFKPINEGHIGMYVCGPTVYSNVHLGNCRTFMSFDMIFRYFRHLGYKVRYVRNITDAGHLVDDAEDGEDKIAKKARLEKLEPMEVVQRYTVDFHNILEKFNFLPPSIEPTATGHIIEQIEIIKDILEKGFAYETNGSVYFDVAKFNQEHEYGKLSGRKLEDMIANTRDLAAQDDKHNPQDFALWKKAEPQHIMRWPSPWGDGFPGWHLECTAMSTKYLGETFDIHGGGMDLKFPHHECEIAQAEACNGKSPVNYWLHANMLTLNGRKMAKSTGNSILPGEIFSGENEILSKPFSPSMVRFFMMQAHYTSILDMSNDALLASEKGFNKLMEAINSLKSLNTGKTTDFDIADWKTSCYAAMNDDFNSPILIAKLFDAVKHINLIKEGSESITLEDKLELENTLHGLVFDVLGLENKSSSDAHTEKLGGVVELLIELRKAARENKDFATSDQIRDQLAALGIQLKDGKEGTTYSL, via the coding sequence ATGCAACTGTACGAAAGTCAAGAAATAAAAGTATATAATTCCCTTACGGGAAAGAAAGAAGTTTTCAAACCCATAAACGAAGGCCATATTGGGATGTATGTTTGTGGACCAACCGTTTATAGCAATGTACATTTAGGAAACTGCAGAACTTTCATGTCTTTTGATATGATTTTCAGATACTTTAGACATCTTGGTTACAAAGTACGCTATGTTCGCAACATTACGGATGCCGGTCATTTAGTTGATGATGCCGAAGACGGAGAAGATAAAATTGCAAAAAAGGCACGATTAGAAAAATTAGAACCCATGGAAGTGGTACAGCGTTATACTGTAGATTTCCATAATATTTTAGAGAAATTCAATTTCTTACCTCCGAGTATTGAGCCTACGGCAACTGGTCATATTATTGAGCAGATAGAAATTATTAAGGATATTCTTGAAAAAGGATTTGCTTATGAAACCAATGGTTCTGTATATTTTGATGTTGCTAAATTCAACCAAGAACACGAATACGGTAAACTTAGCGGACGCAAACTTGAAGACATGATTGCCAATACGCGTGATCTAGCCGCGCAAGACGACAAACATAACCCACAAGATTTTGCTTTATGGAAGAAAGCAGAACCACAACATATTATGCGCTGGCCTTCACCGTGGGGCGATGGTTTCCCTGGGTGGCATTTAGAGTGTACCGCTATGAGTACAAAATACTTGGGCGAAACATTTGATATTCACGGCGGCGGAATGGACCTTAAATTTCCACACCACGAATGTGAAATAGCACAGGCTGAAGCTTGTAACGGCAAAAGTCCTGTTAACTATTGGTTACATGCCAACATGTTGACCTTGAACGGAAGAAAAATGGCTAAATCTACCGGAAACAGCATTCTTCCAGGAGAAATATTTTCAGGTGAAAATGAGATTTTAAGTAAACCTTTCTCTCCATCTATGGTTCGTTTCTTTATGATGCAGGCACATTACACCAGTATTTTAGATATGAGTAACGATGCATTATTAGCTTCTGAAAAAGGGTTCAATAAATTAATGGAGGCCATTAACAGCCTAAAATCATTAAATACCGGAAAGACCACCGATTTTGATATTGCAGACTGGAAGACATCTTGTTATGCAGCTATGAACGATGATTTTAATTCGCCCATCTTAATTGCAAAATTGTTTGATGCCGTTAAACACATCAACCTTATAAAAGAAGGTTCGGAATCTATTACCCTAGAAGATAAACTAGAGTTAGAAAACACTTTACACGGTTTGGTCTTTGATGTTTTAGGTTTAGAGAACAAAAGTAGTTCTGATGCCCATACCGAAAAATTAGGTGGAGTTGTAGAATTATTGATTGAATTGCGAAAAGCAGCTAGGGAAAACAAAGATTTTGCCACATCTGACCAAATACGTGATCAATTAGCAGCGTTAGGTATTCAATTAAAAGACGGTAAAGAAGGGACTACGTACAGCCTTTAA
- the folE gene encoding GTP cyclohydrolase I FolE, with amino-acid sequence MKIEDTLENQFDEIGNDHISSSEDTPLRSDAFELDDAEKIERIRENVREIMLTLGLDLSDDSLKGTPNRVAKMYVNEIFGGLNPSRKPKASTFDNKYKYGEMLVEKNITLYSTCEHHLLPIVGRAHVAYISNGTVVGLSKMNRIVDYYAKRPQVQERLNIQIVRELQKSLGTEDVACVIDAKHLCVNSRGIRDIDSSTVTAEYGGKFKEELVRREFLNYLNLDTHF; translated from the coding sequence ATGAAAATTGAGGATACACTGGAAAATCAATTTGACGAAATAGGGAACGACCACATTTCTTCGTCAGAAGATACTCCATTACGTTCTGACGCTTTTGAATTGGACGATGCGGAAAAAATTGAACGTATTCGTGAAAATGTACGTGAAATTATGCTAACGTTAGGTTTGGATTTGTCCGACGATAGTTTAAAAGGAACGCCTAACCGAGTTGCCAAAATGTATGTTAACGAAATATTCGGTGGTTTAAATCCTAGTAGAAAACCTAAGGCCTCCACTTTTGACAATAAGTATAAGTATGGTGAAATGTTGGTTGAAAAGAACATAACATTATATTCAACTTGTGAACATCATTTACTGCCCATTGTAGGTCGCGCACATGTTGCTTACATCTCTAACGGTACCGTTGTAGGTCTTTCTAAAATGAACCGCATTGTTGATTATTATGCTAAAAGACCTCAAGTTCAAGAACGCTTAAATATTCAAATCGTAAGAGAATTACAAAAATCTTTGGGTACCGAAGATGTTGCCTGTGTTATTGATGCAAAACATCTTTGTGTAAATTCTAGAGGAATTCGCGATATTGATAGTAGTACCGTAACTGCTGAGTATGGCGGTAAATTCAAAGAAGAATTGGTACGTCGAGAGTTTTTGAACTACCTTAATTTAGATACCCATTTTTAA
- a CDS encoding T9SS type B sorting domain-containing protein, producing the protein MSPMGKYGITILFLNLFCALVSYSQVAPDCINAIPICNNTPINAGTNGFGVDDFNGASISGCITQATGTIETNSAWYRFRSGETGQLGFNIGFDSNEDWDFALYKTDDCSALGEPVRCNYFDNSDDSSYIGVGEDPTGIDNIQYDDWLNVTPGEDYLLLINNYSNNNSGFSIQFSGNIFIAYPNSALDCNIIDNLLGPPIIACENQTVVLDATTVDALDYEWYLDAGTGYQRIPGESDPELSIAVSGMYRVLVVRPLGNNLISETQVAYAPSPETFELEDETACLDGTAIDFNAKDVEALGGQSSIEFRVSYHESFEDAFDGANALSKEFIPTEVLQTIYVRTTSIENSMCFDASETFEINGIELPDLNFDTNVFVCGDAPIATIGQENPDSNFTYEWSSGQTSSLITVAEAGIYTLSVTNTQGLIQCVTIRSVTVVFSSPPIISDITIEYEDDASNIVRVFLEEDGDFEFQVDNDTPQNSGVFNNLFPGEHTITVRDANGCGLDTRDIVVVGFPKFFTPNGDNVNDTWKVDGLSALDNPVITIYDRFGKLLHQLNENSSGWNGAFNGLLLPESDYWFKLSYTNSLGQKTNASYINNHFTLKR; encoded by the coding sequence ATGTCACCTATGGGTAAGTATGGTATAACCATCCTTTTTTTAAATTTATTTTGCGCCTTAGTTAGTTATTCTCAAGTTGCACCAGATTGTATAAATGCAATTCCGATTTGTAATAATACGCCAATAAACGCAGGGACTAATGGCTTTGGCGTTGATGACTTTAATGGAGCATCTATTTCTGGTTGTATTACCCAAGCGACAGGTACTATAGAAACCAATTCGGCATGGTATCGATTTAGAAGTGGGGAAACTGGGCAATTAGGTTTTAATATTGGTTTTGATTCTAATGAAGATTGGGATTTTGCATTATATAAAACGGATGATTGTAGTGCGCTAGGTGAGCCTGTAAGATGTAATTACTTTGATAATTCTGATGACAGTAGCTACATTGGTGTAGGTGAAGATCCCACTGGGATTGATAATATTCAATATGACGATTGGTTAAATGTTACTCCAGGTGAAGACTATCTTTTATTAATAAATAACTATAGTAATAACAATTCAGGCTTTTCCATTCAATTCTCTGGTAACATATTTATAGCGTATCCAAATTCGGCATTAGATTGTAATATAATTGATAATTTATTAGGACCGCCAATTATTGCATGTGAGAATCAAACTGTGGTTTTGGATGCCACTACGGTAGACGCTCTAGACTATGAGTGGTACTTAGATGCTGGTACAGGTTACCAACGTATACCGGGAGAAAGTGACCCTGAACTTTCTATAGCGGTTTCAGGTATGTATCGTGTTTTGGTGGTAAGACCATTAGGAAATAATTTAATTAGCGAAACTCAAGTTGCATATGCACCTTCTCCTGAAACATTTGAATTAGAAGATGAAACTGCTTGTTTAGATGGTACGGCAATTGATTTTAATGCAAAAGATGTTGAAGCATTGGGAGGACAAAGTTCAATAGAGTTTCGTGTATCTTATCATGAAAGCTTTGAAGATGCATTCGATGGTGCTAACGCACTTTCAAAAGAATTTATACCAACAGAGGTTTTGCAAACCATATATGTTAGAACGACGTCTATAGAAAACTCAATGTGTTTTGATGCTTCCGAAACTTTTGAAATTAACGGAATTGAATTGCCAGATTTGAACTTTGATACTAACGTTTTTGTTTGTGGAGATGCACCAATAGCTACAATTGGGCAAGAAAATCCAGATTCAAATTTTACCTATGAATGGAGTTCGGGTCAAACTTCATCATTAATTACTGTTGCAGAAGCAGGTATTTATACCTTGTCAGTTACTAATACGCAAGGTTTAATACAATGTGTTACAATCCGTTCGGTAACAGTTGTGTTTTCCAGTCCGCCGATTATTTCAGATATTACTATAGAATATGAAGATGATGCATCCAATATAGTACGTGTTTTCTTAGAAGAAGATGGCGATTTTGAATTTCAAGTGGATAATGATACGCCACAGAATAGCGGAGTATTCAATAATTTATTCCCCGGTGAGCACACAATTACCGTGCGCGATGCAAATGGGTGCGGATTAGACACCCGAGATATTGTCGTAGTAGGATTTCCAAAATTCTTTACACCTAATGGAGATAATGTTAATGATACCTGGAAAGTAGACGGATTGTCGGCTTTAGATAATCCTGTAATAACTATTTATGATAGATTTGGTAAACTATTGCATCAATTAAATGAAAATTCTAGTGGGTGGAACGGTGCATTCAATGGATTGTTATTGCCTGAATCTGATTATTGGTTCAAGCTATCGTATACCAATTCATTAGGCCAAAAAACAAACGCATCTTATATAAATAATCACTTTACTTTAAAGCGTTAA